In a genomic window of Quercus lobata isolate SW786 chromosome 4, ValleyOak3.0 Primary Assembly, whole genome shotgun sequence:
- the LOC115986812 gene encoding YTH domain-containing protein ECT2 isoform X2, translating to MVKNLKKANPSVVLAADSNLAPSKDTGHQSDAMSCISSAGDATSSIKGSEVDHDSLTTDQGGSYSTSSYYGYYYPGYDGSYGELDNQGYYVGGDGSEFQYPVMQADNGSFAYFMPGFQPSYAPYLPVTTIGADGQYVDQQAYLSSPMFQPPVASPGYYAPTFPYGELLPSPYMWDPSLRVGDGAFGNSYAGFPEFSDPKSNLSSPSHTRAPLSKGYTEFSNPLGINSSLPSLDISSGHGMRKQLKPVNKFSAQNQGKGALLYSNNLVNLKANVTGWGSTEKMKSRSKINGVTTIGSLNEQNQGPRTANAKGALLSGGNAAGSLATDGNGNSNSITSLIRTDQYNLPDFPTKYDHAFFFVIKSYSEDDIHKSIKYNVWASTPNGNKRLDGVYQDAQEKMAEKGSKCPVFLFFSVNASGQFCGVAEMIGRVDFNKSMDFWQQDKWNGYFPVKWHIIKDVPNPHLRHIILENNDNKPVTNSRDTQEVRFPQGLEMLNIFKNHVSKTSILDDFDFYESRERVMQEKRTRQSVPLFNLQKIDELNTSFKSIDLSAVKSIEQPEVGDKVKK from the exons GCTCCATCAAAGGACACAGGCCATCAATCTGATGCAATGTCGTGTATATCATCTGCTGGAGATGCGACAAGTAGTATCAAAGGAAGCGAAGTTGACCATGATTCCCTTACTACAGATCAAGGCGGTTCTTATTCAACCAGCAGCTATTATGGATACTATTATCCAG GTTACGATGGTTCCTATGGAGAGTTGGACAACCAAGGGTATTATGTTGGTGGGGATGGATCGGAATTTCAATATCCT GTCATGCAAGCAGATAATGGATCTTTTGCCTACTTCATGCCAGGGTTTCAGCCTAGTTACGCTCCATACTTACCTGTAACCACAATTGGTGCTGATGGACAGTATGTTGATCAGCAGGCATATCTATCAAGCCCCATGTTTCAACCACCCGTCGCCTCCCCTGGTTATTATGCCCCTACTTTCCCTTACGGGGAGTTGTTACCGTCACCCTATATGTGGGATCCATCCCTTCGTGTTGGGGATGGAGCTTTTGGAAATAGCTATGCTGGCTTTCCGGAATTTTCAGACCCTAAATCCAATTTATCTTCCCCAAGTCATACCCGTGCTCCTCTTTCTAAAGGCTATACTGAGTTTAGCAATCCATTGGGTATCAATAGCTCCCTACCATCATTGGATATCTCATCAGGCCATGGCATGCGCAAGCAACTAAAACCAGTGAACAAG TTTTCAGCCCAAAATCAAGGGAAGGGTGCTTTGCTTTATTCAAACAACCTGGTTAATTTAAAAGCAAATGTGACGGGTTGGGGCAGCACTGAGAAGATGAAATCAAGAAGCAAGATTAATGGTGTTACCACTATTGGTTCCCTTAATGAGCAGAACCAGGGTCCTAGAACAGCCAATGCAAAAGGTGCATTGTTGTCTGGAGGTAATGCTGCTGGATCCTTGGCAACTGATGGGAATGGAAATAGTAACAGCATAACCTCTCTAATCAGGACGGATCAATATAACCTTCCTGACTTTCCGACCAAATATGATCatgcttttttctttgttatcaaATCTTACAGTGAAGATGATATTCATAAGAGCATCAAATACAATGTGTGGGCTAGTACTCCTAATGGGAATAAGAGGCTGGATGGTGTATATCAAGATGCCCAAGAGAAGATGGCGGAGAAAGGAAGCAAGTGTCctgtgtttcttttcttttcg GTTAATGCAAGTGGTCAGTTTTGTGGAGTAGCAGAGATGATTGGCCGAGTTGATTTTAATAAAAGCATGGATTTCTGGCAGCAAGATAAGTGGAATGGTTATTTCCCTGTCAAGTGGCATATAATAAAAGATGTTCCAAACCCTCATTTACGACATATAATACTTGAGAATAATGACAACAAGCCTGTTACCAACAGTCGAGACACGCAAGAG GTGAGATTTCCCCAAGGTCTTGAAATGTTGAATATTTTTAAGAACCATGTTTCAAAGACATCAATATTAGATGACTTTGATTTTTATGAAAGCCGCGAGAGAGTGATGCAAGAGAAGAGGACGAGGCAATCAGTACCCCTTTTTAACCTGCAG AAGATAGATGAATTAAACACCAGTTTTAAATCAATAGATCTGTCGGCAGTGAAGAGCATTGAGCAGCCTGAGGTCGGAGACAAAGTGAAGAAATGA
- the LOC115986812 gene encoding YTH domain-containing protein ECT2 isoform X1 produces the protein MVKNLKKANPSVVLAADSNLAPSKDTGHQSDAMSCISSAGDATSSIKGSEVDHDSLTTDQGGSYSTSSYYGYYYPGYDGSYGELDNQGYYVGGDGSEFQYPVMQADNGSFAYFMPGFQPSYAPYLPVTTIGADGQYVDQQAYLSSPMFQPPVASPGYYAPTFPYGELLPSPYMWDPSLRVGDGAFGNSYAGFPEFSDPKSNLSSPSHTRAPLSKGYTEFSNPLGINSSLPSLDISSGHGMRKQLKPVNKFSAQNQGKGALLYSNNLVNLKANVTGWGSTEKMKSRSKINGVTTIGSLNEQNQGPRTANAKGALLSGGNAAGSLATDGNGNSNSITSLIRTDQYNLPDFPTKYDHAFFFVIKSYSEDDIHKSIKYNVWASTPNGNKRLDGVYQDAQEKMAEKGSKCPVFLFFSVNASGQFCGVAEMIGRVDFNKSMDFWQQDKWNGYFPVKWHIIKDVPNPHLRHIILENNDNKPVTNSRDTQEVRFPQGLEMLNIFKNHVSKTSILDDFDFYESRERVMQEKRTRQSVPLFNLQQKIDELNTSFKSIDLSAVKSIEQPEVGDKVKK, from the exons GCTCCATCAAAGGACACAGGCCATCAATCTGATGCAATGTCGTGTATATCATCTGCTGGAGATGCGACAAGTAGTATCAAAGGAAGCGAAGTTGACCATGATTCCCTTACTACAGATCAAGGCGGTTCTTATTCAACCAGCAGCTATTATGGATACTATTATCCAG GTTACGATGGTTCCTATGGAGAGTTGGACAACCAAGGGTATTATGTTGGTGGGGATGGATCGGAATTTCAATATCCT GTCATGCAAGCAGATAATGGATCTTTTGCCTACTTCATGCCAGGGTTTCAGCCTAGTTACGCTCCATACTTACCTGTAACCACAATTGGTGCTGATGGACAGTATGTTGATCAGCAGGCATATCTATCAAGCCCCATGTTTCAACCACCCGTCGCCTCCCCTGGTTATTATGCCCCTACTTTCCCTTACGGGGAGTTGTTACCGTCACCCTATATGTGGGATCCATCCCTTCGTGTTGGGGATGGAGCTTTTGGAAATAGCTATGCTGGCTTTCCGGAATTTTCAGACCCTAAATCCAATTTATCTTCCCCAAGTCATACCCGTGCTCCTCTTTCTAAAGGCTATACTGAGTTTAGCAATCCATTGGGTATCAATAGCTCCCTACCATCATTGGATATCTCATCAGGCCATGGCATGCGCAAGCAACTAAAACCAGTGAACAAG TTTTCAGCCCAAAATCAAGGGAAGGGTGCTTTGCTTTATTCAAACAACCTGGTTAATTTAAAAGCAAATGTGACGGGTTGGGGCAGCACTGAGAAGATGAAATCAAGAAGCAAGATTAATGGTGTTACCACTATTGGTTCCCTTAATGAGCAGAACCAGGGTCCTAGAACAGCCAATGCAAAAGGTGCATTGTTGTCTGGAGGTAATGCTGCTGGATCCTTGGCAACTGATGGGAATGGAAATAGTAACAGCATAACCTCTCTAATCAGGACGGATCAATATAACCTTCCTGACTTTCCGACCAAATATGATCatgcttttttctttgttatcaaATCTTACAGTGAAGATGATATTCATAAGAGCATCAAATACAATGTGTGGGCTAGTACTCCTAATGGGAATAAGAGGCTGGATGGTGTATATCAAGATGCCCAAGAGAAGATGGCGGAGAAAGGAAGCAAGTGTCctgtgtttcttttcttttcg GTTAATGCAAGTGGTCAGTTTTGTGGAGTAGCAGAGATGATTGGCCGAGTTGATTTTAATAAAAGCATGGATTTCTGGCAGCAAGATAAGTGGAATGGTTATTTCCCTGTCAAGTGGCATATAATAAAAGATGTTCCAAACCCTCATTTACGACATATAATACTTGAGAATAATGACAACAAGCCTGTTACCAACAGTCGAGACACGCAAGAG GTGAGATTTCCCCAAGGTCTTGAAATGTTGAATATTTTTAAGAACCATGTTTCAAAGACATCAATATTAGATGACTTTGATTTTTATGAAAGCCGCGAGAGAGTGATGCAAGAGAAGAGGACGAGGCAATCAGTACCCCTTTTTAACCTGCAG CAGAAGATAGATGAATTAAACACCAGTTTTAAATCAATAGATCTGTCGGCAGTGAAGAGCATTGAGCAGCCTGAGGTCGGAGACAAAGTGAAGAAATGA
- the LOC115986812 gene encoding YTH domain-containing protein ECT2 isoform X3 produces the protein MQADNGSFAYFMPGFQPSYAPYLPVTTIGADGQYVDQQAYLSSPMFQPPVASPGYYAPTFPYGELLPSPYMWDPSLRVGDGAFGNSYAGFPEFSDPKSNLSSPSHTRAPLSKGYTEFSNPLGINSSLPSLDISSGHGMRKQLKPVNKFSAQNQGKGALLYSNNLVNLKANVTGWGSTEKMKSRSKINGVTTIGSLNEQNQGPRTANAKGALLSGGNAAGSLATDGNGNSNSITSLIRTDQYNLPDFPTKYDHAFFFVIKSYSEDDIHKSIKYNVWASTPNGNKRLDGVYQDAQEKMAEKGSKCPVFLFFSVNASGQFCGVAEMIGRVDFNKSMDFWQQDKWNGYFPVKWHIIKDVPNPHLRHIILENNDNKPVTNSRDTQEVRFPQGLEMLNIFKNHVSKTSILDDFDFYESRERVMQEKRTRQSVPLFNLQQKIDELNTSFKSIDLSAVKSIEQPEVGDKVKK, from the exons ATGCAAGCAGATAATGGATCTTTTGCCTACTTCATGCCAGGGTTTCAGCCTAGTTACGCTCCATACTTACCTGTAACCACAATTGGTGCTGATGGACAGTATGTTGATCAGCAGGCATATCTATCAAGCCCCATGTTTCAACCACCCGTCGCCTCCCCTGGTTATTATGCCCCTACTTTCCCTTACGGGGAGTTGTTACCGTCACCCTATATGTGGGATCCATCCCTTCGTGTTGGGGATGGAGCTTTTGGAAATAGCTATGCTGGCTTTCCGGAATTTTCAGACCCTAAATCCAATTTATCTTCCCCAAGTCATACCCGTGCTCCTCTTTCTAAAGGCTATACTGAGTTTAGCAATCCATTGGGTATCAATAGCTCCCTACCATCATTGGATATCTCATCAGGCCATGGCATGCGCAAGCAACTAAAACCAGTGAACAAG TTTTCAGCCCAAAATCAAGGGAAGGGTGCTTTGCTTTATTCAAACAACCTGGTTAATTTAAAAGCAAATGTGACGGGTTGGGGCAGCACTGAGAAGATGAAATCAAGAAGCAAGATTAATGGTGTTACCACTATTGGTTCCCTTAATGAGCAGAACCAGGGTCCTAGAACAGCCAATGCAAAAGGTGCATTGTTGTCTGGAGGTAATGCTGCTGGATCCTTGGCAACTGATGGGAATGGAAATAGTAACAGCATAACCTCTCTAATCAGGACGGATCAATATAACCTTCCTGACTTTCCGACCAAATATGATCatgcttttttctttgttatcaaATCTTACAGTGAAGATGATATTCATAAGAGCATCAAATACAATGTGTGGGCTAGTACTCCTAATGGGAATAAGAGGCTGGATGGTGTATATCAAGATGCCCAAGAGAAGATGGCGGAGAAAGGAAGCAAGTGTCctgtgtttcttttcttttcg GTTAATGCAAGTGGTCAGTTTTGTGGAGTAGCAGAGATGATTGGCCGAGTTGATTTTAATAAAAGCATGGATTTCTGGCAGCAAGATAAGTGGAATGGTTATTTCCCTGTCAAGTGGCATATAATAAAAGATGTTCCAAACCCTCATTTACGACATATAATACTTGAGAATAATGACAACAAGCCTGTTACCAACAGTCGAGACACGCAAGAG GTGAGATTTCCCCAAGGTCTTGAAATGTTGAATATTTTTAAGAACCATGTTTCAAAGACATCAATATTAGATGACTTTGATTTTTATGAAAGCCGCGAGAGAGTGATGCAAGAGAAGAGGACGAGGCAATCAGTACCCCTTTTTAACCTGCAG CAGAAGATAGATGAATTAAACACCAGTTTTAAATCAATAGATCTGTCGGCAGTGAAGAGCATTGAGCAGCCTGAGGTCGGAGACAAAGTGAAGAAATGA